CACGCTCAGGCATCCGTGAATCCGGATTTCGTACACCCCAGGCTCATCCACAGCCGCAATGTCTCCCTCATGCTGTCAGCACCGCTCCGTGACCCCGACGGTAATGAGCACAGAGCAGCACCGCATCAGGTCTCTCCCCTAGGTGGTGACGATTCGATGCTCAGCGATGAGCCAGCAGCACGGTGATCGTTTCCGGTCACGGCGTTAGCGGCGGACCCGGTGCGCGTCGAGTCGAAGCTGTCTGCACCGGTGGCCACTTCGGCCGAGCAGACCACCGCAGCGGCCGGCACCACGGTGCGTGGAACATCTCGCACCACGACTTCCTGATGCACCCCCGACCCGGGTTCCACTTCCTGTCGGACGACGCCCCGGCCCCTTGAACCGCTCGCACGCGGGCGGGCGCCCGCCGGAGAGGTCCGGCGGGCGCCGCGGGGTGGGACGCGTCAGGCCGCTGCCAGGGCGGATGCGGTCGGCGCCGGTCGCTCGGCCTCCGCGAGCAGGGCCATGAGCGTGGCCCGGGCCCGGGCCACGCGGGAGCGGACGGTGCCGACCGGGCAGTGGCTCAGCTCGGCGGCCTCGGCATAGGGCAGACCGAGCAGCTGCGTGAGGACGAACGCCTCGCGCCGCTCGTCCGGCAGTGAGGCCAGCAGCTCCAGCAGCGCCACGCCGTCGTCGAAGCCGGGCAGGCCGCGCGGCTGGGCGAGTTCGACCGCCAGCTCCCAGTCCGGCAGGTCGGCCGGGCGGGGACGTACGGCGCTGTACCGGAGGCTGTCGGCGACCGCGCGCCGGGCGATCGCCAGCAGCCAGGCACGTGCCGAGGAACGGCCCTCGAACCGGTGCAGGCTGCCGAGCGCCCGCAGGAACGTGTCCTGCGCGAGATCGTCCACGGCCTGCGGATCGGCGCACAGGTGGGCGACGTAGCGGATCACGTCACGGTGCAGGGCGCGCACGAAGTGGTCGACGGCGGCGGAGTCACCGCCGCGGGCGGCCAGCGCCCAGGCGGTTATCGACTCGTCGGCCGACGCCGGGGGCTCTCTTCTCTCGTGCGAAAGGGGCAGGACAGGAGTGATCACCTGATGTCCTTTTCGGGATTCCGGGACCACGGGAGGGCGAGCACGCGGGCGTAGGCGATGCCGCGCGTGCGCGCGGGGCCGCGCGGTCCGGTGAGTGAGGGAGGGGCCGTACCCGTACGGCGCCTGAGCGAGCGCGGCTGCCGACAGGCAGGGGCGTCACAGGGGCGTACGGGCGTACGACCGGCACCGGGGCGCACAGGGGCTGCCCCGGGACTACCGGCTGCCGTCAGACGGCAGCGGCCCTCACCGGTGGCCCTCTGGAGGTGATCGCGTGGACGAGAAGGAGGAGGCGCGGCGCCCGGTCCGAGGACC
This region of Streptomyces caelestis genomic DNA includes:
- a CDS encoding sigma-70 family RNA polymerase sigma factor is translated as MITPVLPLSHERREPPASADESITAWALAARGGDSAAVDHFVRALHRDVIRYVAHLCADPQAVDDLAQDTFLRALGSLHRFEGRSSARAWLLAIARRAVADSLRYSAVRPRPADLPDWELAVELAQPRGLPGFDDGVALLELLASLPDERREAFVLTQLLGLPYAEAAELSHCPVGTVRSRVARARATLMALLAEAERPAPTASALAAA